One Gopherus evgoodei ecotype Sinaloan lineage chromosome 1, rGopEvg1_v1.p, whole genome shotgun sequence genomic window, GACTGTCCCCCCTGCAGGATAGGAGTAAtgcccactgagatcaatgggtgtgtgaggggggagaaTTTGGCCACAGGGCATTCAATCTACTTTGCTATGAACAGTTTTACTTTAAGTGTGTGCCTCCATATTAACAAACTGCATGTTAATCTTCAAAAACATGTCACAGTAGTGATATGAATGAGTTAAACTGACAAAACTGGGGGGACATGGATATCTATGAGCTATGAGCCAGTCGtgctcaacctatttaccactgtgggccgcatatgcagctctctctatATACTACCCGTATggctctgaggatgtcacatgggttGCAGCTATGTGCTGACTCGGCCACAACTGGCCCGTgggctgaaaaccactgctatgAGCGAAGCTCTATCTTTAACCCATGGCGGTATGCCTAGATAATTGCGGAACGCAGATAACTCACTGTAAACAGAACTCCAGTCAAGAAGTACAACCGGGTGAGTCAGGACAGAAGTACAGATCCTCAAATGGTATAAATCTGTGTTGCTCCATTGGCTTTGATTTACTCCAGCGAAGAAGCTGGCCTAGTGTTTCAGTCTTTACTGCAAAAACCTGATTacattgacaggtttcagagtggtagctgtgttagtctgtatcagcgaaaagaacgaggagtacttgtggcaccttagagactgtaaaagcagcaaagagtcctgtggcaccttatagactaacagatatattggagcatgagctttcatgggtgaatacccacttcgtcggatgcatgctgcttttacagattcagactaacaaggctacccctctgattagaTTAGAGACTGTGTTATACAAGTTTAAAACTGGAGCAccacagtggtgaatcaggcccactaTGCCTttgattttatacaatatacactTTTAAGTTAGCCGGGCTTTCCTCACTTAATTTTCTGATTTAGTTCCATGTGGATCTCTTACATCACAGAACTTTTCCCTCAATCGTTAGATGTCCATGAAGACACCAGCAGGCAAGGCTCGTGTTTCTCTTATTAGATCAGAACTGAAAGTTCCACATTTCCAATTACATGAAAACAAATCTGACATGCTAAGAGGAAAATAAACTCCCCCAACTGTCTTGTTCAGTATAACCTTAATTAGGGAAGAGGAGAAAATGACAGATTTCCCCTCCTTCTCACCAACAAAACATACCCAGAAAATACTTTGCCATTAAAAATATCTCATTGATTTTcatgttgtttgtttaaaaatatttacaagatattgcacacacacacacacacacacacacacacacacacacacacacacacacacacacacacacgatgtaCATTAAAACAGGATTTTATTGGGCACCAGGGCTGTCCTTCAGAGTTGGCATAGCCCTTGGATCACTAACTTCCTAGTCATTAGTCAATCTTTGAGTCATTAAACAATAACATTAAATTCATGAAAACATTCACTGGAGGAGTAAGCCAGCTTATTGCATCagttctcttccccctgcccttctGTGCTAGTCTACCAGTTCCCATTCATTCACTTCAGCAGTTAACTGAATGTTCTAAAGCTTTTATCAGTTGATCCTACTTCTATTTCTGGCCACTTTCCCACGGCTTTCAGTCCTCACCTGCAGAACTTTAGATGTGGATCCTCCAGTTGATCAAGGGAGAGATGCAAATTAAATGAGTGGGGAAAGGCAACAGAAATAAGACTGGCAGAGAGGATTAAGGAAGAAttgttgaacaaaacaaaaatgtaaattagGTCATGACATCCCGACCTGGGAGGCATGACCTTTCTTTATGGCTAGGGCCCCGCcaaactcatagaatcatagaatagaatatcagggttggaagggatctcgggagctcatctagttcaaccccctgctcaaaacaggaccaatccccaactaaatcatcccagccagggctttgtcaagcatgaccttaaaaacctcttaaggaaggagatttcaccacttccctaggtaatccattccagtgcttcaccaccctcctggtgaaaaagtttttcctaatatccaatccaAACCTCCCCCACcagaacttgagaccattactccttgttctgtcatctgctaccactaagaacagtctagattcatcctctttggaaccttctttcaagtagttgaaagcagctatcaaatccccccttgttCTTCTTttccgcagactaaataatcccagttccctttgcctctcctcataagtcatgtgctccagcccactaatcatttttgttgccccctgctggactctttccaatttttccacatccttcttgtagtgtgggaggCAAAacgggacacagtactccagatgaggcctcaccaatgccaaatagaggggaacgatcacatccctcgatctgctggcaatgctcctacttatacagcccaaaatgccttcttggcaacaacggtacactattgactcatatccagcttctcatccactgtaacccctaggtccttttctgcagaactgctgcctagccattcagtccctagtctgtagcagtgcatgggattcttccgtcctaagtgcaggactctgcacttgtcttcattgaactgcatcagatttcttttggcccaatcctctgatttgtctaagtccctctgtatcctatcgctaccctccagcgtatctaccactcctcccagtttagtgtcatctgcaaacttgctgtggGTGCTATCCATGCAATCCTGCAGATCATCAATGAACACCCTTGGGGcatccacttgataccagctgccaattagacaCAGAGTCATCGATCACTACCCATTAAGCCTGATGAGAAAGCtggctttctatccaccttctagtccattcatccagctcatacttctttaaATTTCATGGTCGTGAAAAATACGTCATAGaccgtgaaatctgatctctactgtgaaatctgatcttttgtgtacttttaccctatacaatACAGATTTCAAAGGGGAAacaagcatttctcaaactgagggtccagATCCAAAAGAGGGTTATGGAGGGGTTGCATGGTTATTGTAGggaggttgtggtattgccacccttatttctgcacttccttcagagctgggtggtcagagagtggtggctgcggGCCTagggtccagctctgaaggcaacagcacagaagtaagagtggcaataccataccacgccatccttacttctgcactgctgctggtggtgctgctgccctcagagctgggctcctggccagcaactgctgctctctggctgcccaactctgaaagcagtgccaccgccagcagcagcacagcagcagttgtggcaataccacgacccccctacaataactttgTAACCTCCCCACTACCCCTTTTTGCGtaaggacccctacagttacaacactgtgaaatttcagatttaaatatctgaaatcatgaaatttattatttttaaaagcttatgaccatgaaattgacgaATATgcaccatgaatttggtagggccctatttatagtTACATGGGAAGGGGATCTGGAAACATTTTCTGTTGTGACATGGGGTCACTATACAGAAAATACTGAGAGCCACTGGATGAACTGATTCTGAACTCAGAATGAGACCTCATTAGCCCTTGCCTGCACACTCGTCACATCCATAaagaaactgtaaaaaaaaatttctgagaCTTGATAGTCTATTCTCCTATTTTGACTGCTCTATATGCACACCAACTCTTCGTTCTTAGGGTATTTTTAATGCAACATCCTGCGGTGGCGCCTAAATCCTTGTCATTTTTGCCTTCATTAAACAAATACAATCAGCTCAGTATCTGCAATATGTTCTATGTCTATTATACTCTAAATATTGCAAAGTATTAAGttatctttttattatttaatgtttgtgTTGAATGAAGGGGGGAACAAATTATAGCTGTTACAatgaaacaacaaaaatacagaagtaaaatataaATCCTTGTTCCTCCTATGATAAAATGATACTTAACATTTGTTCATTGCTCTATGTTTTTAGATGTGCTTCATACAGTGATGCTACTTTGCCTATTACTCTTGTCCAAAATGAAATAGTCCCATGCCTAGAGTTGACTAGAAACACAATACTCATCTCCTATTAGTAATCAGAATTTGTATACTGGAGGAAGAGGCATATCGAGTTCAGGATCAGAAAAGCCCTGTGGGAATCATGAATGTTGGTATCATGGAAATGTTCTGCAGATGTATATAATGTGGCTGCTCCTCTGTAGTAGCAAAGAGCACTTATCATGGTGCTACCTGGCACACTGCTCTGTATTTGTTACCCTTTCACATGTCCTGGTGGTGCAGGTATTCTGTGCTGATTTCAGGTGGCTGTTCTTGAATTCTGCTAGAGGAGATAGTTAACCCTAGTGTCATGACCCTGGAACTAGACATTACTGCACCAACTCTTCATCAAGAACAGTAAGGAACATGATGCTTTTTCAGACTAAatgatttttattgtttctttagaaaaaacaccacacaatcattatttttaaaatttgtaatagATTCAATTTTTAGTTCCCTTTCTTCTTTGAAATCTACCAATAAACGTAAGTAAACAACACTTagacttttaataaaggaaacagCAGTTTTCTTAAGTGAAGCTCAAACTCTTCACCATTCTAGATGAGGTGTTCATGACCTGATTCTTAGCACTAGCACCATGACACTATTGTTAAACCTACCCGTTCATACTTAACAAGAACACCCTGTCACACAAACACTCAGCATCTGTGAGAGAGGACAGCCCAGTGTCAAGACAATATTCAGTGGTGCCTGTGATAAAGCTGCCTTTTTCTTTCTCCAGTTGTGTGACAAATATTGCTGACCCAATTTTAAACGTAGTCTGACACAAATTCATTTCCATGCTGAAATACTGCATACAAATTAATGCCAAAAGCAAATTTTATGGACAATTTATAAACCCCCTGAAGACAGAGATGTGTAGAGGAAAGAAACACTGACAGAACACCAAATACAACAGTGCTAGTGGCTGATGTCATCATGCAGCTATAAAATGAAAACGTACCAAtttattaaaaactttaaaaaaaattatttgttaaaTGCAGAAAATGCTATGCCCTGTACCAGTCCTTGCCCTGGAAAGctcaaaatatttaatgtatttgttttattaatgCCAAATGTATCAAACAAGGCTGTATGAACAGCCTTGGAACAGGCACAGAGTGGCCAACTTTCTCATAAATGTGCCTCAAATTTGCAATAATGGGACCAACTCTGGGGTGGAGAGAAAGTAGTCAGTTTTCCAGGCCAAATCAATTTACACTTGCCACTAAAAATGATAATTGTGTGGTGGCTTTAGTGAGCTGGAAGTTGCCTGCCAGAAACTGGACTGATGCCACTAACACACTGTGTATAGATCAATGAACAAGGCATCAGAAGACACTGACTTTTATTCACTACCAACCTGAGCTGGATTCAAATCAGCACCTGAAGGGTGATATGTTCTATACCCCTTTCCCATTCCCTGAGCAATTAAATCCCTCAAAAGGTACCCTATTTCACTAAAGAATGTTATCTCTATTTTCAACCTATCTTAACCAAACCAGTCACATTTCTATTCTAACCTCTAAATGCAGGACGGACACATACAACTAGAGAGAAGTTCCAATTAAAGTCTGGAAGTTGGGGGCAGTTTCTAATCATGGTCACCTTAAACAAGTAACTGTGGCCTTACACAAGTTACTTAACTTGTCTGCTTCTAGTTTCCAAACTATAAAAATCCCACTTCACAGCAGGCTTCTGGGTTCCatttagttaatgtttgtgaaatgctCTGAAGAAGAAAAGTACAAGTATCATTAATATTGCCGGTCAGCATACTTCTTTCTATTAAAGCCTAATTAGGAtatgaaaatgaaaaaccaaCCATGGAGTGCATAATGATGCTCCGTTGCACAAAGGGGAATGGATACACCATCTTTTAGCATTCCTGAGCTTTTGTCTAATTCTTCTCTTATAGCAGTGAGATTCACCCACACAGCATGAGGCTGAGGGTCTCAATGCCCAGAGGGGGAGGATCTGCCAAGGCCAACTGCCTTTACAGTGCTGCTTGAACCCTCTTACCTTCTGGCTCTGACCTGAGTGCTGCTCCTAAAATCCCTTTTAGAGAGTACTATCAAGGAAAGTGGATGGGAAAACAATGTATATTATTCAAGCCAAAAATTTCATGTAAATAAAAAGTggaagattttcagaggtgctgaacacaaAGTTAAAAAGCAGCACACAGAGTTGATGGCATTCCTAGCTTCTGCACCCTCCCAAGCTATGATCCTTAGGGGCTCTCTCCCCTCTCATTAAACATGTGTAAGGGGCATTGGAGCCTTTATTAATCAGTTTATTTCTCCTGAAGgtgttcaatattcttttaattaTTTCCAGTTATGTAGTTGAAAAGACAGCTACAGATGACCCAAATGTGGCAGATTTACGGGGCAGAAATGCATGCTTATGCTTTTCCGCACCAGATCTTTAATAAATGTGGAAAGTGCACTTTAAATTAGATGCTATTAAGAGGGCCAACCTTTCAGAAATAATGCTGGAAgctcagacagaaaaaaaatcttaaaataaatctattttcaCAAAAGTGTACACAATTTTATAATTGCTTGTATGTGCTTGTTAAAAATTTTCTGCACAATTAACATCCATTAAGCAGCATTATTAGATAGCAATTAGGCATAAATTGCTAAACTAAGACTATTCAATATAGTTCATTGTGTTAGTTAAGACTTTTAAATACAGTACAAAGCAAGCTTGAGTCACCTTACAGTTACATAACTTGCTCTGGCTAATCAGATATTCTTTACTGAGCAACTTGTTCTATGCCCCTTTGAAACTACAGGTGGGTTCAAAAGCACATATGTGACATAGGACCATACATCCTGTCACTGAATTAATTGTTTAAATGTGTATAAAACTAGTTATTGCTTATGGATTTCTGGAAGATTGTATCTCTCTCACCGACTTAAATCAGTAACATTTACATCAGAAGAGACAGTTTCTTGTAACTTTCTCTAGTTTATAAAGTATTCAGATCTTTTGCAAGTCCAAACTTGTGATAATATAAGCAATTACATTTTCAAGAATGATGTGGCTATACTGTGCAATTGTCAGATAATACAGGAcataaaagccattttaaatcaCTGACATGTAACAGGAATCAGCATTACAATgataacaaaaaatatttcctattCTGTATGAAAATGCAGCATAGGAAAATTAGGATGTGTGAAATAACACTATAGGAAAGTcttgatatattttaaatataatagaAATTAATTTCATTGAAATGGATACTGCTTATTCATTTAGTATATTAGTTACTGGCAAATGGGACTTTTAAAATCACAAAATTCAATTTTCTGACCATCATTATATTCACTACTAACCATCCATTCTCAACAAAATAAATTTGGTTATTAATAACCAAATTTGTTTAATGTTTCTACCTCATAAAttagtatttttaatattttattttaagttaatGTACTATGGAAACTGTTGACCACTggactccactgacttaaattaGATGCATCAAAATGTAGCACACCACCCAGGAACACCAATAATACACTGTGCCTAATATAAAGAAGTGATGACAGCTATTTTAATGGCTACATGTCTGATTCTAATCCCTAACATATATCACCATTTACTTATGTTTTATTCAATGCACCAAAGTGATGTGGAAATTGACAGTATAATTAGTAATGAAAAAATAGTTTCCTGTGTGCCTAATAAACCATTTAAGGATCAATTGATCAACAGCTGTTTTTTGCTCACCTACCCCATACTTTAGGTAAAGAAATAATGTTATACATATAGTGTCAAAGGCATACAGTACAGCTTGCCAGAATTGTGGGCTACACACTACCAACAAGCTTCAGTTTTCGGCTTccagtaaataaataaagtggAGAACCTGAACAGTAGCAGGAGTCTAGCCAGATGGCTGAAACCATGGTTGGCAGAATGTCTGAACAGTTGTCAAGACGTTAGGAATTAAATGGAACTTGGGtcattttttaagaaaaaccAAATAATAATTGGGGGATTTGGAAATAGAAGGATAAGTTAACAGTGCACATATCACATTCCCGGGGCTTTGACTATAAAGGCACCTCCCTCACTGCATGATCAGCTTTACAAGAAGAAAGACTTAAACAATTTTTTAAGATACTTTCCCTTTAGGGCCCCAGGAGGCAAAAGAAGTGTAATAGAATCACCTTAAGTAAGAGCATTAACTTTTATCAGGTTGTATGGCTATGTGAGAAATATCCAAGTATTAGCAGCTCTGAAAAGCTGCCAATATATTCCTCAGTTTCTTGTGTAACTGTGGGTGGGGCAAATACATTAATTttccattctttaaaaaaagtttagggAATGGGAGAAAATTCTTCATTGCAAGCACTTTTGGCAGTAAAATAAGCTGATTCTGGCTGTAATTAATGTGCACAATCTCCATActtaacataatttttaaaaattgtggatGGAAAAATGACAGGAAAAGAAAATTGTCTTTTGGATGTGACATACAGAAGACTACGTGATCATACTGTTCCAAACATTGCCTCTACACACCCGGTGGACAATGACTCTATTCAGTAGCTGTCAACATACTCTGCTAGTAATACATAGCAAATCTGAGTTATGGAAAAAAACATGGACGCACAAACTATACATTTCTTCTCACTTTGCTACCAGAGGCCTCCTCTTTCTGCAGAAATGGTTGCTGTGGATGGGATAAGAATCCCTATGTCTAAAGTTTACCAAAGAGTGTAAGTTTGTAAGGTACTTTGGGAGGAAAGGCGCTGTATAAATGTAAGCTATTGTTATTATTATGAACAACTGTAATTACCTCAATGTATGGAATGATTTTGCATGAGAAGTCTGCCAGCAGCCACTTTTTGGTTAGCTCCTGAAAGATCACCAGAGGCAGGCAGAAGAAGATGATGAGGAAGTCCCAGAAGGCCAGGTTGGCCAGCAGGGAGTTGGAGATGCTCCTCATGTAGTAGTTGTGGCACACGATGCACATCACTGCCATGTTGCCCATGATCCCGATGCCGAAGATCACCACGGACAGGCACATGACCGCATAGGCACCGTACGACTCCTCAGTCAGGGGGTAGAAAGGGTTCTTGAGCCGGGCCCGGCGGCTTGTCCCATTGCTGCGGGCTCCTGCGCCCCTCTCTAGCCCATCACGGGAGGAGCCATTCAGAGGCAGCAGCTGAGGGgcatcctcctcctcacccctggctggagggctgccCAAGGAGCTGTTTAAAGGCTTTGCCAGGTTGCTATTCTTAAGGCCCTTAGTTTTCCCTCCCACTCCTTccttgcccctgccctgcagctcgCTGGCTCCTCTCCTGCTCCTGGCAATGCTCCTGGCAAGCCTCTTGGGGCTGTGCCTTGCATGGCTGCTACCTTCCTCCCCGTGCACTGCAAGCCACTGGAGAGCAGAGGATCCTCCCATCCCCATAGCTACCGATCGGTCCGTATTCACCTCCCCCTCGCCAGGATCCTGCCAAGGAGTATCAGGCCGCCCCCTAGGCTCCACGGCAGGAAATCCACTGCTCCTGTTCCTCACGCCCAAGCGAAGGGCAGCTTCAGCAGCAACGTCCCTAGCACCGTGCAGCGGGGCAGCCTCTTCCGCCGCTGCGTGTGGTGCTGTTGCTTTGGATCTGCGAACAAGCGCTTTCTGCCAGGATCCTCTGGCCCCGTTTCCTAAACTGATTCCGCTGCCAGTCTGGAGGCTGTCCTCTTGCTGGAgcagcccaggggctgcctggcgCCGGGTCGCAGGCTGAGCACCTTCCCTCTCGCCATCTGCTCGTGCCAAGAGTGCCTGGGGGCCAGGCACCTGGGCGAAGGGGGTCAAAGCTCCGAGCAGCTGCAGGATCAAGACGAATGCGAAGGGCGCGCGGTGGAGCTGCATGGCGGTGGGGTGGTGGCACGCGGTGGCTCCCCCTTTATAAACGGCTGCTGCCCAAGCTGGTGGCGTTGGGAGTTGGACCCATGTCACTGCTGCTGACAAACACCCGCACACCGGCTCCAGCTGCACGGAGAaagcgggggtggggagcagcagaATGGGTATTAATCAAGGACACCGTTGATCCCTTTGCAAGTTTCAAGTTCGATTTATTGCCGCAGAAAATGTACCGGAAAGAGAGAGACCAGAAAACAAACGAAGGAAAAATAAACAGCACGCCGAGGAGGGATCTTGTCCCCGCCAGCCTGGCGGGACAACCTTGAGAAGTTGCATCAACGTCTCCGAATTAATGTAGCAAGTGCAAACGCTAGAGGAACCCCCTATCCAGCGCTCCGCCCTTTCTGTGGTAACAGTTGCACCGGGTCTTGAGCTGCCTATTCACGTTCTCTCGATGTTGGCTTCATCCCGGAGGCTTGTCTTTATTGCACAGAAAGATCTCTGCGAACATACAAGTTCCCTCCCCCGTGCCACATCATTGCAAACACTAATTCCTCTTCACCAGCGCCTGGGAGTAAACAGGTTGCTGCATGCAGCCCAGGGTGCTTAAGAGATTTGCAAAACTCTTGCTGGGATTAGCGATCGCATCTGATAACACCGCAAGGTGAAATTAGATCATGAAATTAGCACCGGCCAAGCGGCTCCTCCTGCCTGTTGCAAGTTcagaggggagcagcagcagccccggGAGTCCCCCGATAGTAACGTGTTGATCCGCTGCTTCTCCTTAGCCACCACGACGGGCGTGAAGAAGGGGCGGCGAGAGCCGCCGGGCCGGTGGGAAGAAGCGAGCCGGCGCGGCGCTGCATGGCCAGAGGGGGAAAGCTGCCTGCGAGCGCTGGCTCGGCTACCGCTGCCTCAGTCTgggtggctcctctcctcccttcctccccctgggcGAGCTCGCGCCTCACGGAACCCTCCTGCCGCCTGCGCGCCCCTTTGTAGCGGCTTCCACTTGGGGGAGGGACGGGGGCCCGCAGTGCGCAAGCGCCTCTCCAGGGGCCCGGCACAGCGGCTCTTCGCGCGACCTGCTGCCCCAGATGGGAGTCGCGGCAGGAGCCGCAGGCTGGAAGAGCCGAGGGGTGACTGCGCTGCTCGCTTCCGCTCCGTGTGCATAGGAGCTGGGTCCTGACCCCCCCTTCCCCGGGCAAGACGCTGCTCCCACCTCACCCAACCTAGGTAGACCTGCCTGGCTCACAGGGCTAGATCCGTGCAGGAGCTGCCCGGACATTGTAGGCGCATCAGCAGCCCCGGGGCTCGCTCCCTTGCTGCTGCCCCACACGCCCcactgcatcccctcccctcgTGTTCCTGGCCTCTTGTAATTCTCCAATCCCGTTGCTGCCCACTCTCCATCCGGCTACTGTTGCTGCTGCTATCTTCTCCCTGCCTGCAGCACTCCTGTTCCTTCCTGTCCCATCCTGACCCACTTCCCTCCTCACACCTTGGTCCCAAGCCTGCACACCGGCCAACGCACGTGAATGCTTGCTGGTGGCAGTGGAGCTAGAACAGAGGCTTTCCTGCTCCAACAGTTAAGACCTGGATGGATCCCATCACCTGCAGGAGAATGGCTGGCAGTGGTAGGGCGGAAACCTTCGTGTTTACATGCACAGTAGAGTGTGACCTGCTGGGTGGGGGAAAAGCTTCCTGAAGGAACcactgattttttctttttaaatggagatTTACTATTCCCTGCAATTGCAGCCTCTGTCATTTGAGCATCAAATAGCTTTCATCTATGTACTGTCAGAACACCCCTACCAGGTAGGGAAGGGTTCTCgtatccccagtttacagattgAGACCTGAGAGTCAGGCTTGCCCATGGAAGACTGTGATAGAAGAAGGAATTGAACTGGGGTACTGGAGTCTCCGGCTCCCACGCTAACCACTGGAGTAGTCTGGATTTGGAGAGGGGAGCTCTCCCCCCCAGGAGAAGATGTGCATCCAATGGTAAGGATGGCAAGAATGAAGGCCAGATTAAGGCATCCTGGGACGCTACATGCAGCAGGACACAGGCCCCCCAAGACCTCCCCTTTTTTGTTGTGGTCCCTCATCCATCCTCTGACTTCACCCCACTTGAGAGTGTTAGTGGCAGGGGCCAAATACACAAGGGAAGTCTGTTGGACCATGGGCCTACCATTAGTCTTTGAGCATGTTAGGGCTTTCTTCCTTCCCAGACAGGCAAGAGTGGCAGCAGGGTTCCCTCCCCTCAGGAGTGGCAGGAACTGTGGCAAGGGAGCTCTCCTCCCAGAGAGGTTGGGGGAGCAGCATGGGGTTTCCTTCCTAATAAGTGGAGGCATCTGTGCAGTAGCAGCGGCCCCAGTACTTTCCCCAACAGCTGGGGTGTAGCTGTTTGAGTCAGTGGGCCCACAGCACTCTTCTGCTCCACAAAGAATCCTCTGCTGGGGTGGTTTTGGCAGAGCCACTAGAATAAGGAGTCCAGGAGTTAACCCTGCATTTAGATAGTACAGGTCAAACCTCTtagagctgttgtttcaggctgtctgcagactctaGTAAATGTCACTGCATTGGTTACACTcaggttttcaaccttttctctaTAAtcacaaaggctagaaacttacttttttaattaaaagaagaaTTCTGGTGTAATtgcatgactccaagagctggggtccTAGAAGAACAAAGTGTTCCTATCTgtggactgtgactctgggtatGTCTGTGATGCAATTAAACACCAGTGGTTAGCCCTTGTCAGCTGTCTTGGGCTCATTGGCTCAGGCTGcgaggctataaaattgcagtgtagacatttgggctcaggctggagcctagtCTGAGGGATCTCACaggacagtgtagacataccttgtgaGAAGGGTCTGCTCAAGGCCTAGAAGTGCTATGGCATTACCTTCCCCCATGGAGGAACTTTCCAGAAACTCACTGCCCTGATGATTTCAGCAGGTAAAGCTTGAGAAAAGGAACGGGAAGagaatgggagctgcccaggcagAGTATTAGCTGGTGGAGAAAGGGATATCCAAGGATGGAACTATAAATTTAAGCCTTTTGATGTAAATGTGCTTGATGCTAGCCCAGCAGCAAATAAGCATCAGCAGATCCTCAAGGAGAGGCAATTGTTTGTGTTCTAAATGTTTGGGGAAGGCAGGCCcaagtgtctctctccctctcctcatccAGACACTCTTATATTCGTTTATATATGGAAAATCAGAGACGTTCCTCCTGACTCTCATCACATCTCTCAGATTTCCACGAAATTCCTGCTCCTTCTCGGTGCGCCACAGTTGACCACCCTCAGGAACACTAAAATCTCCACcgaaattgttttaaaatgcaagtCCTGGCATCCCTGTTATTTCAGTTTTTGTCCAAGTTTAACCCTTTGCAGAC contains:
- the GPR37 gene encoding prosaposin receptor GPR37, yielding MQLHRAPFAFVLILQLLGALTPFAQVPGPQALLARADGEREGAQPATRRQAAPGLLQQEDSLQTGSGISLGNGARGSWQKALVRRSKATAPHAAAEEAAPLHGARDVAAEAALRLGVRNRSSGFPAVEPRGRPDTPWQDPGEGEVNTDRSVAMGMGGSSALQWLAVHGEEGSSHARHSPKRLARSIARSRRGASELQGRGKEGVGGKTKGLKNSNLAKPLNSSLGSPPARGEEEDAPQLLPLNGSSRDGLERGAGARSNGTSRRARLKNPFYPLTEESYGAYAVMCLSVVIFGIGIMGNMAVMCIVCHNYYMRSISNSLLANLAFWDFLIIFFCLPLVIFQELTKKWLLADFSCKIIPYIEVASLGVTTFTLCALCIDRFRAATNVQMYYEMIENCTSTTAKLAVIWVGALLLALPEVVLRQLTKEDSAFSGSPPGERCMVKISTELPDTIYVLALTYDGARLWWYFGCYFCLPTLFTITCSLVTARKIRRAEKACTRGNKRQIQLESQMNCTVVALTILYGFCIIPENICNIVTAYMSTGVSRQTMDLLHLISQFLLFFKSCVTPVLLFCLCKPFSRAFMECCCCCCDECIQKSSTVTSDDNDNEYTTELELSPFSTIRREMSTFASVGTHC